In Pseudomonas saudiphocaensis, one DNA window encodes the following:
- the coaD gene encoding pantetheine-phosphate adenylyltransferase has protein sequence MNRVLYPGTFDPITMGHTDLIERASRLFDEVIIAIAASPHKNPLLPLEQRVALAKEVTAHLPNVKVLGFSTLLAHFVAEQKANVLLRGLRAVSDFEYEFQLANMNRQLAPDVESLFLTPSEKFSYISSTLVREIARLDGDVSKFVHPSVVKALADRYAGN, from the coding sequence ATGAATCGAGTGCTGTATCCGGGAACCTTCGATCCCATCACCATGGGTCATACCGACCTGATCGAACGCGCTTCGCGCCTGTTCGACGAAGTGATCATCGCGATTGCTGCCAGCCCGCACAAGAATCCTCTGCTTCCGCTTGAACAGCGTGTCGCACTGGCCAAGGAAGTCACCGCACACCTGCCCAACGTCAAGGTGCTGGGTTTCTCCACGCTGCTCGCGCATTTCGTCGCCGAACAAAAGGCCAATGTGCTTCTGCGTGGGCTGCGTGCCGTCTCGGACTTCGAATATGAATTCCAGCTGGCCAACATGAACCGTCAGCTGGCGCCGGACGTGGAAAGCCTCTTCCTCACCCCGTCGGAGAAATTTTCCTATATTTCCTCGACCCTGGTGCGCGAGATCGCCCGTCTTGATGGCGATGTCTCCAAGTTCGTTCATCCTTCGGTAGTGAAGGCGCTGGCGGACCGCTACGCGGGCAACTGA
- a CDS encoding class I SAM-dependent rRNA methyltransferase produces the protein MTLPSLRLKANADRRLRAGHLWVYSNEVDTAATPLNAFAAGDQATLEAAGGKPLGIVGISPNNLICARLLSRDIRYSLDKSLLVHRIQVALSLRERLFDQPCYRLIYADADLLPGLIVDRFHDHLVVQIASATMERSKDAILEALVQVLKPRGVLWKNDSAARDADGLERYVDTAFGVVPEWLDLEENGVKFQTPVVQGQKSGWLYDHRLNRARLAPYVKGKRVLDLFCNVGGWGVQAAAFGASEVFCVDGSAFALDAVERNAALNGVAEKITCVEGDIFEALKELKNAEERFDVVITDPPAFVKRKKDLKNGEAAYRRLNEQAMRLLGKDGILVSASCSMHLPEDNLQNILLGSARHLDRNIQLLERGGQGPDHPVHPAIPETRYIKSLICRLLPNA, from the coding sequence ATGACCCTGCCCAGCCTGCGCCTTAAAGCCAACGCCGATCGCCGCCTGCGCGCCGGTCATTTGTGGGTTTACAGCAATGAAGTGGACACCGCCGCCACGCCGCTGAACGCCTTCGCCGCGGGCGATCAGGCCACCCTGGAAGCTGCCGGCGGCAAGCCCCTGGGCATCGTCGGGATCTCGCCAAACAACCTGATCTGCGCACGCCTGCTGTCACGCGACATCAGGTACAGCCTGGACAAGTCATTGCTGGTTCATCGCATCCAGGTCGCCCTTAGCCTGCGTGAGCGCCTCTTCGACCAGCCGTGCTATCGCCTGATCTACGCGGACGCCGATCTGCTACCCGGCCTGATCGTAGACCGCTTCCACGACCACCTGGTGGTACAGATCGCGTCGGCAACCATGGAGCGCAGCAAGGACGCCATCCTCGAAGCCCTGGTACAGGTGCTCAAGCCACGCGGCGTGCTGTGGAAGAACGACTCCGCTGCCCGTGATGCCGACGGCCTGGAACGCTACGTGGACACCGCCTTCGGTGTGGTACCGGAATGGCTCGACCTGGAAGAGAACGGCGTAAAGTTTCAGACCCCGGTGGTACAGGGCCAGAAGAGCGGCTGGCTCTACGATCACCGTTTGAACCGCGCGCGGCTGGCGCCCTACGTCAAGGGCAAGCGGGTGCTTGATCTGTTCTGCAACGTCGGCGGCTGGGGCGTCCAGGCCGCAGCGTTCGGCGCCAGCGAAGTGTTCTGCGTCGATGGTTCTGCGTTCGCCCTCGATGCCGTCGAACGCAATGCCGCCCTCAACGGCGTGGCGGAAAAGATCACCTGTGTCGAAGGCGACATCTTCGAAGCCTTGAAGGAATTGAAGAACGCCGAGGAACGCTTCGATGTGGTCATCACCGACCCGCCTGCATTCGTCAAGCGCAAGAAGGATCTGAAGAACGGTGAGGCCGCCTACCGCCGGCTCAACGAACAGGCCATGCGCCTGCTCGGCAAGGACGGCATTCTGGTCAGCGCCAGCTGCTCGATGCACCTGCCCGAAGACAATCTGCAAAATATCCTGCTCGGCAGTGCACGCCATCTGGACCGCAACATCCAGCTGCTGGAGCGCGGCGGCCAGGGTCCGGATCATCCGGTGCATCCGGCGATCCCGGAAACCCGCTACATCAAAAGCCTGATCTGCCGATTGTTGCCCAACGCCTGA
- a CDS encoding ABC transporter ATP-binding protein codes for MDDQAGDRPFLQFRNVKKTYDHKTLVVEDFNLNVAKGEFITLLGPSGSGKTTCLMMLAGFEDVTSGEILINGRPITSIAPYRRNIGMVFQQYALFPHMTIRENLAYPLKIRKQTREHIEQRVDQYLALIELQQFGGRYPAQLSGGQRQRVALARALIFAPDIVLMDEPLGALDKKLREQMQFEIKRLHDQLGFTVIYVTHDQTEALTMSDRIAVFNQGVVQQCAPPDVLYERPANLFVADFIGESNKLRGTIEAVAADRVQVRLNDGGLVSTLKANCVTPGQPTTVSIRPEKLTFTERLGDAGNRVRARFVTSHYVGEYIRYHFETANGSELVVKNMNDSSAPPLATGDEIDLAWLPQDSQALDGQESPKPQ; via the coding sequence ATGGACGATCAAGCCGGGGACCGACCGTTCCTGCAGTTTCGTAACGTGAAGAAGACCTACGATCACAAGACGCTGGTGGTCGAGGACTTCAATCTGAACGTGGCCAAGGGCGAGTTCATCACCCTGCTCGGCCCATCCGGTTCGGGCAAGACCACCTGCCTGATGATGCTCGCCGGCTTCGAGGACGTGACCAGCGGCGAGATCCTTATCAACGGCCGGCCAATCACCAGCATCGCGCCCTACCGCCGCAACATCGGCATGGTCTTTCAGCAATACGCGCTGTTCCCGCACATGACCATTCGCGAAAACCTTGCCTACCCGCTGAAGATCCGCAAGCAGACGCGTGAGCACATCGAGCAGCGCGTCGACCAGTACCTGGCGCTGATCGAGCTGCAACAGTTCGGCGGGCGCTATCCGGCGCAACTCTCGGGTGGCCAGCGCCAGCGCGTGGCCCTGGCCCGTGCGCTGATCTTCGCGCCCGACATCGTGCTGATGGACGAGCCGCTCGGTGCGCTGGACAAGAAACTGCGCGAGCAGATGCAGTTCGAGATCAAGCGGCTGCACGACCAGCTCGGTTTCACGGTGATCTACGTCACCCACGACCAGACCGAAGCCCTGACCATGTCCGATCGCATCGCCGTATTCAACCAGGGCGTGGTGCAGCAGTGCGCACCGCCCGACGTGCTCTATGAACGGCCGGCCAACCTCTTCGTCGCCGATTTCATCGGAGAGAGCAACAAGCTGCGCGGCACCATCGAGGCGGTCGCAGCCGACCGCGTCCAGGTGCGCCTCAACGACGGCGGCCTGGTCAGCACGCTGAAGGCCAACTGCGTGACTCCGGGCCAGCCCACCACGGTTTCGATCCGCCCGGAAAAGCTCACCTTCACCGAGCGCCTCGGCGATGCCGGCAACCGGGTTCGCGCACGTTTCGTCACCAGCCACTACGTCGGCGAATATATTCGCTACCACTTCGAGACGGCCAACGGCAGCGAGCTGGTGGTGAAGAACATGAACGACAGTTCGGCGCCGCCCCTGGCAACCGGCGACGAGATCGACCTGGCCTGGCTTCCTCAGGACAGCCAGGCCCTGGACGGACAGGAGTCCCCCAAACCGCAGTAA
- a CDS encoding type 1 glutamine amidotransferase domain-containing protein, with protein MTQALTGKRVAILLTDGFEQVEMTGPKEALEKAGAKVELISAESGTVKGWNHTTPADEFPVDHTFDSIQMDDYDALLLPGGVVNSDTIRTDEMAQELVRDAARANKTIAVICHGGWLLISADLVKGKRMTSWPSLIDDLKNAGAEWVDEQVVVDGHLISSRKPDDIPAFNEAVIKALST; from the coding sequence ATGACCCAAGCGCTGACAGGCAAACGTGTGGCGATCCTACTGACCGATGGCTTCGAGCAGGTGGAGATGACCGGCCCCAAAGAGGCTCTGGAAAAAGCCGGTGCCAAGGTCGAACTGATTTCGGCGGAGTCAGGCACCGTAAAAGGCTGGAACCACACCACGCCAGCTGATGAATTCCCGGTCGACCACACTTTCGACAGTATCCAGATGGACGACTACGACGCCCTGCTGCTACCCGGTGGCGTCGTCAACTCCGACACCATCCGCACCGATGAAATGGCGCAGGAACTGGTGCGCGACGCGGCACGCGCGAACAAGACCATCGCAGTGATCTGCCACGGCGGCTGGCTGCTGATATCGGCCGACCTGGTCAAGGGCAAGCGCATGACCAGCTGGCCCTCGCTGATCGACGACCTGAAGAACGCCGGCGCCGAATGGGTCGATGAGCAGGTGGTGGTCGATGGCCATCTGATCAGCAGCCGCAAACCCGATGACATTCCGGCGTTCAACGAGGCCGTGATCAAGGCCCTCTCGACCTGA
- the mutM gene encoding bifunctional DNA-formamidopyrimidine glycosylase/DNA-(apurinic or apyrimidinic site) lyase yields the protein MPELPEVETTRRGIEPYLVGQRVTRVIVRERRLRWPIPEDLDVRLSGQRIEAVERRAKYLLIKAEAGTLIAHLGMSGSLRLVDAELPHGKHEHVDIVLESGMALRYTDPRRFGALLWSNDPLSHTLLASLGPEPLGDEFDGDRLFRMSRGRSMAVKPFIMDNAVVVGVGNIYASEALFAAGIDPRRAVGTVSRARYLKLAEEIRRILACAIERGGTTLRDFVGGDGKPGYFQQELFVYGRGGEFCKNCGSTLRETRLGQRASVHCIRCQR from the coding sequence ATGCCTGAGCTTCCAGAAGTCGAAACCACCCGTCGCGGCATCGAGCCGTATCTCGTTGGGCAGCGCGTTACCCGCGTGATCGTGCGCGAGCGCCGCTTGCGCTGGCCGATCCCGGAGGATCTCGACGTGCGGCTGTCCGGCCAGCGAATCGAAGCGGTGGAGCGGCGCGCCAAGTACCTTTTGATCAAGGCCGAGGCGGGGACGCTGATTGCCCATCTGGGCATGTCCGGCAGTCTGCGATTGGTGGATGCAGAGCTGCCGCACGGCAAGCACGAGCATGTGGATATCGTGCTGGAGTCTGGCATGGCGCTGCGCTACACCGATCCGCGGCGTTTCGGTGCGTTGCTCTGGAGTAATGACCCGCTGAGCCACACGCTGCTGGCGAGCCTGGGGCCGGAGCCGCTTGGCGACGAATTTGACGGCGACCGGCTGTTCCGCATGTCGCGCGGGCGCAGCATGGCGGTCAAACCCTTCATCATGGATAACGCGGTCGTGGTGGGAGTGGGCAATATCTACGCCAGCGAGGCGCTGTTCGCCGCTGGGATCGACCCGCGTCGCGCCGTCGGCACGGTATCGCGGGCGCGCTATCTGAAACTGGCCGAAGAGATCAGGCGCATCCTGGCCTGTGCCATCGAGCGCGGCGGCACTACGTTGCGCGACTTCGTCGGTGGGGATGGCAAACCGGGCTACTTCCAGCAGGAGTTGTTCGTCTACGGTCGCGGCGGTGAGTTCTGTAAAAACTGTGGTTCGACCCTGCGTGAAACCCGCCTGGGCCAGCGTGCCAGTGTCCATTGCATCCGATGCCAGCGTTAA
- a CDS encoding YfhL family 4Fe-4S dicluster ferredoxin produces MSLIITDDCINCDVCEPECPNSAISQGEEIYVIDPNLCTECVGHYDEPQCQQVCPVDCIPLDVNNVESKDELMQKYLIITGKAG; encoded by the coding sequence ATGTCCCTGATAATCACCGATGACTGCATCAACTGTGACGTGTGCGAGCCCGAGTGCCCGAACAGCGCCATTTCTCAGGGCGAGGAAATCTACGTCATCGACCCGAACCTGTGTACCGAGTGCGTCGGCCACTACGACGAGCCCCAGTGCCAGCAGGTGTGCCCGGTGGACTGCATCCCGCTCGACGTCAACAACGTCGAGAGCAAGGACGAACTGATGCAGAAGTACCTGATCATCACCGGCAAGGCCGGATAG
- a CDS encoding ABC transporter substrate-binding protein, translating to MARSLTTSVSAFALSAALAAASMTTHAQESLTVVSWGGSYGAAQQKHVIDPFQKDTGVRVLFEDYSGGVAEMKAQVESGNIQWDVVDFEVIDLERACSEGLLEEVPRDILPAGVDGTPAEEDFIPEALASECAVGNIVWSVVFAYNERTIGDTKAASLTDFFDTSKIPGKRALRKRPQVNMEWALMADGVAPEDVYEVLATPEGQQQAFDKLDTLKKDIIWFESWSQAPQLLNDGGAVLVQSANGRFYDAIRQENKPFVIVWDGHVYDLDAWAVLKGTPKKELAFKFIAYATQSKPLAGMPDVAYGPTRKSSLPLADQTAAPHLPTAHLDKGIQAGSEFWADYGEALGERFNEWLLK from the coding sequence ATGGCTAGATCATTGACTACCAGCGTTTCCGCATTCGCCCTGAGCGCCGCGCTGGCGGCGGCATCCATGACCACCCACGCCCAGGAATCGCTGACCGTCGTGTCCTGGGGCGGATCCTATGGCGCTGCGCAGCAGAAGCACGTCATCGACCCGTTCCAGAAGGACACAGGCGTGCGCGTGCTGTTCGAAGACTATTCCGGCGGCGTCGCCGAGATGAAGGCGCAGGTGGAGTCCGGCAATATCCAGTGGGATGTGGTCGACTTCGAGGTGATCGACCTCGAGCGCGCCTGTTCCGAAGGTCTGCTTGAAGAAGTGCCGCGCGACATTCTCCCCGCCGGGGTCGACGGCACGCCAGCCGAAGAGGATTTCATTCCCGAGGCGCTGGCCAGCGAGTGCGCGGTGGGCAACATCGTCTGGTCGGTGGTGTTCGCCTATAACGAGCGCACCATCGGCGACACCAAGGCGGCCTCGCTCACCGACTTCTTCGACACCAGCAAGATTCCCGGCAAGCGCGCCCTGCGCAAGCGCCCGCAGGTGAACATGGAGTGGGCGCTGATGGCCGATGGCGTGGCGCCTGAAGATGTCTACGAGGTGCTGGCCACCCCGGAAGGCCAGCAGCAGGCCTTCGACAAGCTCGACACCCTGAAGAAGGACATCATCTGGTTCGAGTCCTGGTCACAGGCACCGCAACTGCTCAACGACGGCGGCGCGGTGCTGGTGCAGTCGGCCAACGGCCGCTTCTACGACGCCATTCGCCAGGAGAACAAGCCCTTCGTCATCGTCTGGGACGGCCACGTCTACGACCTTGATGCCTGGGCCGTGCTCAAGGGCACGCCGAAAAAGGAGCTGGCCTTCAAGTTCATCGCTTACGCCACCCAATCCAAGCCGTTGGCCGGCATGCCGGACGTCGCCTATGGCCCGACGCGCAAGTCGTCCTTGCCGCTGGCAGATCAGACCGCCGCGCCGCACCTGCCGACCGCGCACCTGGACAAGGGCATCCAGGCCGGTTCGGAGTTCTGGGCCGACTATGGTGAAGCCCTCGGCGAACGCTTCAACGAGTGGCTGTTGAAATGA
- a CDS encoding ABC transporter permease — translation MTALTHAERDLASASRRRKRLLAFTFVAPLLLFILLSFVAPIASMLWRSVYHPTVAELIPATLEQLEQWDDDSQTPPEATLAVFAEELHGLAKERQSGKLAEELNRMQAGMSSMVKSTARRLGRLKAEELPQQGVETLLQAHRNWAKPETWRAVRRAGEVYTYHNYLTALDLEHTDQGIRPRDTEIYRQLYTKTLKTALIITVLCALLGYPLAYYLASLPSNRANLLLVLVLLPFWTSLLVRTTAWIALLQTNGVINSFLLSSGLVATPFEMLYTSFATILAMTHILLPFMILPLYSVMRGIDPSYMRAAMSLGAPPLPAFARIYFPMTLPGLSAGALLVFIISVGYYITPALVGGTDGQMISNIIAFHMQSSNNWELAAALGSLLLALILLLYWVYDRFVGAGSIKLG, via the coding sequence TTGACTGCTTTGACCCATGCCGAGAGGGACCTGGCCAGTGCCAGCCGGCGCAGGAAGCGCCTGCTGGCCTTTACCTTCGTCGCGCCGCTGCTGCTGTTCATTCTGCTGAGCTTCGTCGCGCCGATTGCCAGCATGCTCTGGCGCAGCGTCTACCACCCGACCGTGGCCGAGCTGATTCCCGCAACTCTGGAACAGCTCGAGCAATGGGACGATGACAGCCAGACACCGCCAGAGGCCACCCTGGCGGTCTTTGCCGAGGAGCTGCACGGACTGGCCAAGGAACGCCAGTCCGGCAAGCTGGCCGAGGAGCTCAACCGGATGCAGGCCGGCATGTCCAGCATGGTCAAGTCCACCGCACGCAGGCTTGGCCGGCTAAAGGCCGAGGAGCTCCCGCAGCAGGGTGTCGAAACCCTGCTCCAGGCTCACCGCAACTGGGCGAAGCCCGAGACCTGGCGCGCCGTTCGCCGAGCGGGCGAGGTCTACACATACCACAACTACCTGACCGCTCTGGATCTGGAGCACACGGACCAGGGCATCCGCCCTCGCGACACCGAAATCTACCGCCAGCTGTACACCAAAACGCTGAAGACGGCGCTGATCATCACGGTGCTGTGCGCCCTGCTTGGCTATCCCCTGGCCTATTACCTGGCCAGCCTGCCGAGCAACCGCGCCAACCTGCTGCTGGTGCTGGTGCTGCTGCCCTTCTGGACCTCGCTGCTGGTGCGCACCACCGCCTGGATCGCGCTGCTGCAGACCAACGGCGTGATCAACAGCTTCCTGCTCAGCAGCGGCCTCGTCGCCACGCCATTCGAGATGCTCTACACCTCGTTTGCCACCATCTTGGCGATGACCCACATCCTGCTGCCGTTCATGATCCTGCCGCTGTACAGCGTGATGCGCGGCATCGACCCGAGCTACATGCGCGCCGCAATGTCCCTTGGCGCACCCCCGCTGCCGGCCTTCGCTCGCATCTACTTTCCGATGACCTTGCCGGGGCTCAGCGCCGGTGCGCTGCTGGTGTTCATCATCTCGGTGGGCTACTACATCACCCCGGCCCTGGTCGGCGGCACAGACGGTCAGATGATCAGCAACATCATCGCCTTTCACATGCAATCGTCGAACAACTGGGAACTGGCCGCGGCACTGGGCTCGTTGCTGCTGGCGCTGATCCTGCTGCTGTACTGGGTATACGACCGTTTCGTCGGCGCTGGCAGCATCAAGTTGGGATAA
- a CDS encoding Na/Pi cotransporter family protein: MLSRLLKLSLPVFGFLILSWSFWSSEGWLQLCAGLALFLFGMQCLEEGLRELAGGKLEELLGRSTSTSGKALLFGIGGTMLLQSTTLVSLLTIAFISTGLIQLAGGIAILFGANLGASFGIWLLALAGQNISLSPLALPLLVFGVLAGFNGPKSKAAGRIVLGIAFIFLGIDGIKEGFSAFGAGMDLTAYQADGLAGQLLFVAVGTLLTMVLQSSHATLMLTLAALASGQVDLAQSLAVAIGANIGSAVTTGIMGALGGNRSGQRLALVHVLFNLGTAVAAFILLQPLGWLVLWASGLVGLGDNSLLQLALFHTLFNALGVALFWFWQARLVTLLQRWLPDIEEPEVLITELAVSEQQPEPLPTRARYLEEQALDSVDAAASAVTRELRHMGRLSMEVICHALYLPVEQLEGPIDEHLLNAAPDAHALDADVLYRRHIKGVYSDLLSFMGRMHLPQDEAHQAFWMSCQVVSLQLVDAVKDAKHLQKNLRHYLRQEESVARTSYVELRRHLLETLRELRALHRAELPETLWRERMQWLDQNGADFDGEFRKRLFMAVRSKQLDGLQTSSLMNDLGYASRIFQSLRNALLLGESEELARLLRNEDDLEEPLLLGI, translated from the coding sequence GTGTTAAGTCGACTTCTTAAACTTTCATTGCCCGTATTCGGGTTCTTAATCCTGTCCTGGTCATTCTGGTCCAGCGAGGGCTGGCTGCAGCTTTGCGCCGGTCTGGCGCTGTTCCTATTCGGTATGCAGTGTCTGGAAGAGGGGCTGCGGGAGCTGGCCGGCGGCAAGCTGGAAGAGCTGCTGGGGCGCAGCACCTCGACTTCGGGCAAGGCGCTGCTGTTTGGAATCGGCGGCACCATGCTGCTGCAATCCACCACCCTGGTTTCATTGCTGACCATTGCCTTTATCAGTACCGGGCTCATCCAGCTGGCGGGCGGCATTGCAATTCTGTTCGGTGCCAACCTTGGCGCCAGCTTCGGTATCTGGCTGCTGGCGTTGGCCGGGCAGAACATCAGTCTCAGCCCACTGGCTCTGCCATTGCTGGTGTTCGGCGTGCTGGCCGGTTTCAACGGGCCGAAGAGCAAGGCCGCAGGGCGCATTGTCCTGGGTATCGCCTTTATATTTCTGGGCATCGACGGCATCAAAGAAGGCTTCAGCGCGTTTGGCGCCGGCATGGATCTGACTGCCTATCAGGCAGATGGTCTGGCCGGGCAGTTGCTGTTCGTCGCCGTAGGAACCCTGCTGACCATGGTTCTGCAGTCCAGTCACGCCACCTTGATGCTGACGCTGGCTGCGCTGGCCAGTGGTCAGGTGGATCTGGCGCAAAGCCTGGCCGTCGCCATCGGTGCCAATATCGGCAGCGCCGTGACCACTGGAATCATGGGTGCGCTGGGTGGCAACCGCAGCGGTCAACGTCTGGCGCTGGTGCATGTGCTGTTCAACCTCGGCACTGCGGTGGCGGCTTTTATTCTGCTGCAGCCGCTCGGCTGGCTGGTGCTCTGGGCAAGCGGGCTGGTTGGATTGGGCGACAACAGTCTGCTTCAGCTGGCGCTGTTCCATACCCTGTTCAACGCACTCGGGGTGGCGCTGTTCTGGTTCTGGCAGGCGCGTCTGGTGACCTTGCTGCAGCGCTGGCTGCCAGATATCGAAGAGCCTGAAGTGCTGATTACCGAGCTGGCTGTGTCCGAACAACAGCCTGAGCCGTTGCCGACCCGTGCCCGTTACCTTGAAGAGCAGGCACTGGATTCGGTTGATGCGGCTGCCAGCGCGGTGACCCGCGAGCTGCGCCATATGGGGCGTCTGAGCATGGAGGTGATTTGCCATGCCCTGTATCTGCCGGTGGAGCAGCTGGAAGGGCCGATTGATGAGCATTTATTGAACGCTGCACCCGATGCCCATGCGCTGGATGCCGATGTGCTCTACCGGCGCCATATCAAGGGCGTGTACAGCGATCTGCTGAGTTTTATGGGGCGCATGCATCTTCCCCAGGATGAGGCGCACCAGGCCTTCTGGATGAGTTGCCAGGTCGTTTCGCTGCAGTTGGTGGACGCCGTCAAGGACGCCAAGCACCTGCAGAAGAATCTGCGTCACTATCTGCGTCAGGAGGAGTCGGTGGCGCGCACGAGCTATGTCGAACTGCGCCGCCATTTGCTGGAAACGCTGCGTGAACTACGCGCACTGCACCGGGCCGAGTTGCCTGAAACCCTGTGGCGCGAGCGTATGCAATGGCTGGATCAGAATGGGGCCGACTTCGATGGCGAATTTCGCAAGCGCTTGTTTATGGCAGTGCGTAGCAAGCAGCTGGACGGCCTCCAGACCAGCTCGCTGATGAACGATCTGGGCTACGCCAGCCGCATCTTCCAGAGCCTGCGCAATGCACTGCTGTTAGGTGAGAGCGAGGAGCTGGCGCGTCTGCTTCGCAATGAAGACGACCTGGAGGAGCCGCTACTTCTGGGTATTTGA